The following are encoded in a window of Dama dama isolate Ldn47 chromosome 17, ASM3311817v1, whole genome shotgun sequence genomic DNA:
- the RHOH gene encoding rho-related GTP-binding protein RhoH, which translates to MLSSIKCVLVGDSAVGKTSLLVRFTSETFPEAYKPTVYENTGVDVFMDGIQISLGLWDTAGNDAFRSIRPLSYQQADVVLMCYSVANHNSFLNLKNKWIGEVRSNLPCTPVLVVATQTDQREVGPHRASCVNAIEGKRLAQDVRAKGYLECSALSNRGVQQVFECAVRTAVNQARRRNRRRFFSINECKIL; encoded by the coding sequence ATGCTGAGTTCCATCAAGTGTGTGCTGGTGGGAGACTCTGCTGTGGGGAAAACGTCTCTGCTGGTACGTTTCACCTCGGAAACCTTCCCTGAAGCTTACAAGCCTACAGTATATGAAAATACAGGTGTAGACGTTTTCATGGACGGGATCCAGATCAGCCTGGGCCTGTGGGACACGGCCGGCAACGATGCCTTCAGGAGCATCCGCCCTCTGTCCTACCAGCAGGCAGACGTGGTGTTGATGTGCTACTCCGTGGCCAACCACAACTCCTTCCTGAACCTGAAGAACAAGTGGATCGGGGAAGTCAGGAGCAACCTGCCATGCACCCCCGTGCTGGTGGTGGCCACCCAGACGGACCAGCGGGAGGTGGGGCCCCATCGGGCCTCCTGTGTCAACGCCATCGAAGGGAAGAGACTGGCCCAGGATGTGAGAGCCAAAGGCTACTTGGAGTGCTCGGCCCTCAGCAACCGGGGCGTCCAGCAGGTGTTTGAATGTGCCGTCCGAACTGCCGTCAACCAAGCCCGGAGACGCAACAGGAGGAGGTTCTTCTCCATCAACGAGTGCAAGATCCTCTGA